A genomic stretch from Spiroplasma endosymbiont of Clivina fossor includes:
- a CDS encoding transposase family protein gives MKTQVIIEKDSKKIISSDFSYGKNHDFKILKDSKIKFLPETTVLVDLGYQGIQKINHNVLIPKRKSKKNPLNKEEKQNNERISKMRIVIENVFAILKKFKIISEKYRNRRKRFALRFNLIASIYNLQLLV, from the coding sequence ATAAAAACACAAGTTATAATTGAAAAAGATAGTAAAAAAATTATTAGTTCTGATTTTTCTTATGGTAAAAACCATGACTTTAAAATTTTAAAAGATTCAAAAATTAAATTTTTACCAGAAACAACTGTTTTAGTGGATTTAGGTTATCAAGGCATACAAAAAATTAATCATAATGTTTTAATTCCTAAAAGAAAATCAAAGAAAAACCCTTTAAATAAAGAAGAAAAGCAAAATAATGAGCGAATTTCAAAAATGAGAATTGTTATTGAAAATGTTTTTGCTATACTTAAAAAATTTAAAATTATTAGTGAAAAATATCGAAATCGTAGAAAAAGATTTGCTTTAAGATTTAATTTAATAGCTTCAATTTATAATTTACAACTATTAGTTTAA
- a CDS encoding transposase family protein — protein sequence MKTQVIIEKDSKKIISSDFSYGKNHDFKILKDSKIKFLPETTVLVDLGYQGIQKINHNVLIPKKKSKKNPLNKEEKQNNERISKMRIVIENVFAILKKFKIISEKYRNRRKRFALRFNLIASIYNLQLLV from the coding sequence ATAAAAACACAAGTTATAATTGAAAAAGATAGTAAAAAAATTATTAGTTCTGATTTTTCTTATGGTAAAAACCATGACTTTAAAATTTTAAAAGATTCAAAAATTAAATTTTTACCAGAAACAACTGTTTTAGTGGATTTAGGTTATCAAGGCATACAAAAAATTAATCATAATGTTTTAATTCCTAAAAAAAAATCAAAGAAAAACCCTTTAAATAAAGAAGAAAAGCAAAATAATGAGCGAATTTCAAAAATGAGAATTGTTATTGAAAATGTTTTTGCTATACTTAAAAAATTTAAAATTATTAGTGAAAAATATCGAAATCGTAGAAAAAGATTTGCTTTAAGATTTAATTTAATAGCTTCAATTTATAATTTACAACTATTAGTTTAA
- a CDS encoding transposase family protein: MKFKKNNQISDKNFLRLTGIKHTTFNKMLEILKIEELKKRFRRGRTNKLSLENRILMTLEYWREYRTYFHIAKSYDISESSCYRNIKWIEDTLIKHPNFQQLTGQKSLLKDYFKDKTVIIDVTESQIQRPKKDKNSTTQEKRKNTQ; encoded by the coding sequence ATGAAATTTAAAAAAAATAATCAAATAAGTGATAAAAATTTTTTAAGATTAACTGGTATTAAACATACTACTTTTAATAAAATGCTAGAAATTTTAAAAATAGAAGAATTAAAAAAGAGATTTCGTCGCGGAAGAACCAATAAATTATCATTAGAAAATCGTATTTTAATGACTTTAGAATATTGAAGAGAATATAGAACTTATTTTCATATTGCAAAAAGTTATGATATTAGTGAAAGTAGTTGTTATAGAAATATCAAATGAATTGAAGACACTTTAATAAAACACCCTAATTTTCAACAACTTACTGGTCAAAAATCACTATTAAAAGATTATTTCAAAGATAAGACTGTTATAATTGATGTAACTGAAAGCCAAATCCAACGCCCAAAAAAAGACAAAAACAGCACTACTCAGGAAAAAAGAAAAAACACACAATAA